Sequence from the Luteibacter aegosomaticola genome:
ATCTTGTCACCCGTGGGGTACACCGCCATGCCGGGGTCGAGCTTGCGCACGGCCTTCGACTTCGCGTCGGCGCTCGCGCGCAGCGTACTCGGCTTGTTGACCGTGCCGGACTGACGGCTGTTTGCGGCAGACGCGTTACCGGGCAGCCCGCCAAGCTCATCGACGAGCTTGGTGTACGCATCGAGGTAAGCCGCGGTGATGACCTGCCCCTGGGCGGTATTCGCATAGGCTCCCACGGCCGCCTTGCCACTCGTCTCGGAGCCCCACAGGCCACCCGACGCGCCAAAGCCGAGGTCGTTCTTCTCACCGTGGCCCTCGGCCAGCGCGACCTGCTCGGAGGAGCGGACGTCAGTCACGGTGAGCACCACATCGGCGGTTTTGGAGTTGAGCGAAACACCACTGGCCAGCCGCCCTGCCGTGCCGCCGATAAGGCCACCCACAAAGCCACTCAGGGACGCACCGCCTGCATCGCGGTTGCTCGATACGAGGTCGGGCACCATCACGTAATCCGCTGCCTTGACCTGACCCTTGCCCACGTTGGAGCCACCACGAAGTTCACCGCCTGCGGCAAGCTCGCGCTCGCGCATCGCGGCGCCCATGCCCATGCTGCGATCGACCAGCGTGAAGCAACCCGACTTCTGGACAAACACCTTGATGAGCTTGGTCGGCGACGGCAGTTGCTGCTGCGTCCACCAGTGCGTACCGCCATCGGGTTCGATCACCGAGATGCTGCCCAGCTTCCGGGCACACTTCGGAATGGCCTGCACTTTCGCTTCGTGCTCGCGCTGCGATTTGGTAACGAGCGGATTGGTGGCACTGCACGCGGAGAGCGCGAACGTCGTGCCCATGGCTGCCACGACGATGGCAACACGCTTTTTGAGGAGTTCCATGAGGGGTCCCTGTCCTTGCGCGCCCGGAAGAAGAAACCTGCCCGGGCTTCGGGCGCGTGGACGGACAGGCTGTCGCGAGACCGGGAAATGCTATCGGTCAGTGCGCAGGGATGGATCTAGGACAACTCCTAAAAGCGCGTGCGAATTACCCACTCTGCGTTGTCAGTGATCGCTGACAACGCGAAGTGTTCTGTAGGCGTTGGCCGCTGCTTCGAACGGGGATCGCGCGCAAGCACGCCCCTACAACGGCGTGGTTAGCGCGACGTCGATGGCTTTCTGTGCCAGCGGGGCCATGAGTTTGTAGCCGGCGGCGTTCGGGTGCAGTCCGTCGTCGCTCAGGTCGGCGCGGAGCTGGCCGCTCTTGTCGACCGTAGCGTCGAAGTAGTCGACGAAGCCGAGATGTTCGCGTTTGGTGTAGTCGCGAATCCAGGCATTGAGCTGGAGGATGTCGGCGGGCGGGCGGCGGTGGCTCGAGGTCGGATCGTTGTAGTTGCTGATCGGCAGCAGGCTCGCGATCACCACGTGAATGCCATGAGCCCGAGCCAACTCGGCCATCGACATGAGGTTGTCCTCAATCATCTGCAACGAGGATGGCCCGGTGTTGCCGGCGATATCATTCGTGCCCGCGAGGATCACCACCACCGTCGGCTTGAGCGCGATCACATCGGCACGAAAGCGCACCAGCATCTGCGGCGTGGTCTGCCCGCTGATGCCACGGTTGATGTAACCCTTTCCCGGAAAGAACTCGCCAATCGGCCGGCCCCAGGCATCGGTGATCGAATCCCCCATGAAGACGACACGTTTCTCGCCCGGCTTGAGCGGGGGGTACGTCGCATTGTCCTTGGCGTATCGGGCCAGGAGAGGCCAGTCGTTCAGCCGCTGCTCGATATCAGCCTTCTGGTCGGCCGTGGGGTGCTCGGGGAGCACCTGACGATCGGTGTTGGTGGCAAGGCAGGCGGACGACGCCGCGACCAGAGCCAGTGCGAGCAATGCGTGACGCAGCATGAATCCCCTCCTCCCTCAGCCCGGCTGGGCCGTCGTCGGATACTGGATCAGGAAGGGAGGCCATGCAACGGCCGTACGTCACACCTCGGCTAGGATAGGCCCATGACCCGTGTCCTCTTCCTCTGTGGCAAGAACCGCCTGCGCAGCCCGACGGCTGAACAGGTATTCGCAGCGTGGCCGGGCGTGGAGACGGACTCGGCCGGTGTAAACCATGATGCGGATTGCCCGGTCACCATGGAGCACGTGTGCTGGGCGGAGCTCATCGTGGTGATGGAGAAGGCGCACCTGGCCAAACTGCGGAGGGGTTTTCGTGCGGGGCTTGGCACGGCGAAAGTCGTGTGTGTCGACATTGCAGACGACTATGAGTACATGCAGCCGGAACTGATCGCGCTGCTTGAGAAACGCGTGGGGCCGTATTTGCGGAGAAAGGTGTAGCTGCTCGCTTCGCGGGGATCGCGCGCAAGCGCGCTCCTACAGGGGCGGTGCGCTGGTTGGAGGTTGGATCTGTGGCAGCGGGGGCGTGGTCAGGCAGGGATCGTCGATCGGGTCGCGCAGGAGAACGCGGCAATCCTGTTCGTATCGGTGGCTGACGCGCCAGGGGCCGCTACGACCCTGGCGCGGCAATGTCGCCGCGCCACGCGAGACGTAGCCGGCACGAAGCGCATCCATGATGCTGGCGTCGGTCGCTTCGCCCGGCGGGGCACGCGGAACGACGACGCGAGTGCCCCGCGCATCCATCCACGCGACAAGGCGGCACACATACTGCGCCGCGAGATCTACCTTCAGGGTCCATGAGGCATTGATGTAGCCGAACAACACGGCCACGTTCGGAATGCCTTCGAGCAGCACCCCCTTGTACGTCATTAACTTGCCTGGTTCCCGCACTTCACCGTCCACATCGAGGGACATTCCGCCAAGCACCTGAAGTTCGAAGCCGGTGGCGCAGATCACGATATCGGCGTCGATCGATGCGCCCGAGGCCAGCCGCACACCCGTAGGCGTAAACGTCGCGATGGTATCGGTCCGCACCGACGCCCTGCCCGCGCGAAGGGTATCGAAGAGATCTTGATCAGGCACCACGCAGAGACGCTGCCGCCACGGATCATACGACGGGGTGAAATCAGTGATTGAGGCCGAACCCGCGAGTCGGCGGCGAACATCCGCGAGCAACAGTGACTGCATCCGCTTTGGCCAGCGCAGCGCGGCGCGGTAGAGCAAACGTTGCAAGGCAATGTTCCTGCGTCGGGCCAATCGATAAACCCAACGCGCCGGCAACATATGCAGCAGCACCGCGGAAATCGCGTCATGCGACGGCACCGAAAGCACGTAGCCCGGCGACCGCTGGAGCATGGTGACATGCGCCGCCTTCGCAGCCAGCGCGGGCACGAGGGTGATAGCCGTCGCCCCACTGCCAATCACAACGATCTGCTTTCCTTCCCATGCGAGATCCACCGGCCATTGCTGGGGATGGACGAGGCGCCCCTGGAAATTCGCCATACCGGGGAATTCAGGAAGATAGCCTTGCTCGTAGGCGTAGTAGCCGGTGCAGCCGACGAGGAACGCGGCCGTAAACGTATGTTCGCCCCCAAGCTCATCGACCGCTGTTACCGTCCAACGCGCCGCCACGCTCGACCACGAAGCGTGCGTCGTACGCAGGCCGTATCGAATGAGTCGCTCAATGCCATGGACTGCCGCGGTGTCGCGGATGTACTGGAGGATCGCCTCGCCATCCGCCAGCACTTTGAGCTCGTTCCACGGCCGGAAGCCGAACCCGAACGTGAACATATCGGAATCGGAGCGGACGCCCGGGTAGCGGAAGAGATCCCAGGTGCCACCCATGGCCTGGCGTCGCTCGAGAATACCCACGCGCTTGCCCGGGCAAGCCATGGCGAGCCGGCAGGCCATACCCACGCCGGAGAGCCCGGCGCCGATGATCAGTACATCGTAGTGGTCGCTGGCCATGCGCACCCCCGTCGATACGACGAGGGTACGCCGATCAGTCGAAGGTGCCTACGTAGGAATCCGGAGCCCAGTTCTCGAACTTGGTGTAGTGGCCCAGGAAGGCCAGCTTCACCGTATCGGTGGGGCCGTTACGCTGCTTGCCGATGATGATTTCGGCCAGGCCCTTATCCGGCGATTCCTTGTTGTAGTAGTCATCGCGGTAGATGAACATGATGACGTCGGCATCCTGCTCGATAGCGCCGGATTCGCGAAGGTCGGACATCATCGGGCGCTTGTCGGCACGCTGTTCCAGCGAGCGGTTGAGCTGGGAAAGCGCAATCACGGGCACGTTCAGTTCTTTCGCGAGTGCCTTCAGGCCACGCGAGATTTCCGAGATTTCCGTGGCGCGGTTTTCGCTGTGACCCGGGATCTGCATGAGCTGGAGGTAGTCGATCACGATCAGGCCCAGGCCGTGTTCACGCTGCAGGCGACGCGAGCGCGAGCGCATTTCCACCGGCGACATGGCGGGCGTGTCGTCGATGAAGATCTTGGCGTCGGAAAGCATGGTGATGGCCGACGTCACACGCGGCCAGTCTTCTTCGGCGAGGTCGCCGTTGCGCAGATGCTGCGCATGGATGCGGCCCAGCGAAGAAATCAGACGGAACGCCAGCTGCGACGCGGACATTTCCATCGAGAACACCGCCACCGCCTTCTTCGAGCGCATCGCCGCGGCTTCGGCCAGGTTCAGCGCGAACGCCGTTTTACCCATCGAGGGGCGCGCGGCGACGATGATCAGGTCGGACGGCTGCAGGCCTGCGGTGAGCTCATCGAGATCGGTAAAGCCCGTCGACAAACCGGTGAGCTGGCCACGATTCTCATAGCGCTCGGTGAGCTGGCGGAACGCATCGCTCACGGCCTCGCGCATCGAAACGATATCTTTCTTGCCGCGCGCACCGGATTCCGCGATGCGGAACACGCGCTGCTCGGCCAGCTCCATCACTTCCTGGACGCTCTTGCCTTCGGGACGGAAGCCGTCTTCGGTGATCGCCGTACCGGCATCGATCAGCTTGCGCAGCACCGACTTCTCGCGAACGATATCGCCATAGGCCGCGATGTTCGCCGCACTTGGCGTCGAATTCGCGAGCTCGAGCAGATAGGCGGGCCCGCCCATCATTTCGTCCATATCATTCGACTGGAACCACTCGCCGAGCGTAATCGCGTCGCAAGGCATGCCCTTGCCCGCCAGCTCATTGATGGCGCGCCAGATCATCCGGTGATCCTTGCGGTAAAAGTCCTCGTCGGTGAGCTTGTCGGCCACCTTGTCCAGCGAATCCGGCGAGAGCATCAGGCCACCCAGCACCGCCTGTTCCGCCTCGATGGAATTAGGCGGTACGCGAAGGGCATCGATAGCGGAAGGCTCACGGCGGCGACGTTCGCCGCGCTCACCGCGTTCACCGCGGTTACCGCGCTCGGGATTGAAGGACATGGATTACCTCGTCATGCAGGCGGCACTGACCCGGGCCCGGGTTGCCGTAGGGGGCATGATACGCGCAGGGGTCTCACGCGTTGAGAGGATAAGTCTGTGGATAACTTGTGGGAAAGCCGCAAGCCGGGCTATTTCGGCGCCTTGCCATAGCGATATTCGCCGATAAGCCAGAATTTCCGCTCGTCGACCCCGTGGCGGTGGGCCCGGTAATCGCCGTACTGCATATCCACCGAAAAGCCCTTGCCCAGATCCACCAGCAGGCCGACGTCGACCTCGTCACCCAGCATGGCCGCCCTGCCCTGCACCGGGCGGAAATGCCGATAGGTGACCTGCCAGGTGGCCGGGCGCCCTACATCCACGCTGCCCAGCAGGCCGACATAGCGCTCGCGCAGACCGCTGGGCGGAATGCGGAAAGC
This genomic interval carries:
- a CDS encoding CsgG/HfaB family protein — translated: MELLKKRVAIVVAAMGTTFALSACSATNPLVTKSQREHEAKVQAIPKCARKLGSISVIEPDGGTHWWTQQQLPSPTKLIKVFVQKSGCFTLVDRSMGMGAAMRERELAAGGELRGGSNVGKGQVKAADYVMVPDLVSSNRDAGGASLSGFVGGLIGGTAGRLASGVSLNSKTADVVLTVTDVRSSEQVALAEGHGEKNDLGFGASGGLWGSETSGKAAVGAYANTAQGQVITAAYLDAYTKLVDELGGLPGNASAANSRQSGTVNKPSTLRASADAKSKAVRKLDPGMAVYPTGDKMGVNWEVEDEHGNRGWLSSENFDLAK
- a CDS encoding SGNH/GDSL hydrolase family protein, producing the protein MLRHALLALALVAASSACLATNTDRQVLPEHPTADQKADIEQRLNDWPLLARYAKDNATYPPLKPGEKRVVFMGDSITDAWGRPIGEFFPGKGYINRGISGQTTPQMLVRFRADVIALKPTVVVILAGTNDIAGNTGPSSLQMIEDNLMSMAELARAHGIHVVIASLLPISNYNDPTSSHRRPPADILQLNAWIRDYTKREHLGFVDYFDATVDKSGQLRADLSDDGLHPNAAGYKLMAPLAQKAIDVALTTPL
- a CDS encoding low molecular weight protein tyrosine phosphatase family protein, yielding MTRVLFLCGKNRLRSPTAEQVFAAWPGVETDSAGVNHDADCPVTMEHVCWAELIVVMEKAHLAKLRRGFRAGLGTAKVVCVDIADDYEYMQPELIALLEKRVGPYLRRKV
- a CDS encoding flavin-containing monooxygenase → MASDHYDVLIIGAGLSGVGMACRLAMACPGKRVGILERRQAMGGTWDLFRYPGVRSDSDMFTFGFGFRPWNELKVLADGEAILQYIRDTAAVHGIERLIRYGLRTTHASWSSVAARWTVTAVDELGGEHTFTAAFLVGCTGYYAYEQGYLPEFPGMANFQGRLVHPQQWPVDLAWEGKQIVVIGSGATAITLVPALAAKAAHVTMLQRSPGYVLSVPSHDAISAVLLHMLPARWVYRLARRRNIALQRLLYRAALRWPKRMQSLLLADVRRRLAGSASITDFTPSYDPWRQRLCVVPDQDLFDTLRAGRASVRTDTIATFTPTGVRLASGASIDADIVICATGFELQVLGGMSLDVDGEVREPGKLMTYKGVLLEGIPNVAVLFGYINASWTLKVDLAAQYVCRLVAWMDARGTRVVVPRAPPGEATDASIMDALRAGYVSRGAATLPRQGRSGPWRVSHRYEQDCRVLLRDPIDDPCLTTPPLPQIQPPTSAPPL
- a CDS encoding replicative DNA helicase; its protein translation is MSFNPERGNRGERGERGERRRREPSAIDALRVPPNSIEAEQAVLGGLMLSPDSLDKVADKLTDEDFYRKDHRMIWRAINELAGKGMPCDAITLGEWFQSNDMDEMMGGPAYLLELANSTPSAANIAAYGDIVREKSVLRKLIDAGTAITEDGFRPEGKSVQEVMELAEQRVFRIAESGARGKKDIVSMREAVSDAFRQLTERYENRGQLTGLSTGFTDLDELTAGLQPSDLIIVAARPSMGKTAFALNLAEAAAMRSKKAVAVFSMEMSASQLAFRLISSLGRIHAQHLRNGDLAEEDWPRVTSAITMLSDAKIFIDDTPAMSPVEMRSRSRRLQREHGLGLIVIDYLQLMQIPGHSENRATEISEISRGLKALAKELNVPVIALSQLNRSLEQRADKRPMMSDLRESGAIEQDADVIMFIYRDDYYNKESPDKGLAEIIIGKQRNGPTDTVKLAFLGHYTKFENWAPDSYVGTFD